The Fibrobacter sp. UWB16 genomic interval TCGCAATTGAATTTTTGGCGGGCACCTTCTGCCATGGCTTTTACGGTCTGTTCGCTAACAGCGCCGTATTTTTCAAGAATTTCCTCGTCAACGCCCAGCAAGTCATGTTTGACTTCGTTCTGGTAGGCGACAATTCCACCCTTCAAAATCGCAGAAGAACCAGCTTCGTTGACGATGCTCGATGCGATAAGCCCGCCCGTGCAGGATTCCGCCGTCGCCATCATCTCACCGCGCTTGATTAGCTCTTCCTTGATTTTCATGGCAAGTTCGTGAATTTCGTGTTCGATATTGATTATTTCGTTCATCATTACGCCTATAAGTTAAAAACATTAAATGTCAAAAACAGACATTTTCTTAAAAACTGGAAATTTTTCTTTTTTTTTCGCGAAAAAATTAAATAAATTCCACCCATTGCAACTTCACCTTCCAGTACCACATCCAAATTCTTTTTCTATATTCGCCGCAAATGACTCTAAAATCCACCATAACGGCAATTTTGGTGATATGCGCGTCCCTTTTTGCAGAGACGGCCACTCCAGTTGCAGTCCCGGACTCGGCAAAGGGGAACACCGCGGTATCCGCCGGTGCCAATAGCAGCGCACCCGAAACAGATGCCGAAGACGATTCCGACGACGATGACGTTTCGGAAGCACCTTCCGATGTGGATTTTGAAATGTCCTCCACTCCGCTTTTAAAGGGCAAGACCGGGATCCCCGCAATCGACACGCTCCCTGTAAACGAATGGGACATTCCGACAAAACGCAATTCGCTCAAATACGCCATGTTGTTCAGCCTTTTACCGGGTGGCGGCCAGTATTATACAGAACACTATGTCCGTGGCGGATTTTTAACAGGCATTGAAGGCTTGCTTATTTACGATGTATTCTTCAACAGATCGTACCAGCGAGAGAGACTTTTGGATCGCGCCCGTCCCTTCCAGGATTCTGTGCTCTACTTTACAACAAAGGTCCTAGAAGCCCGTCGAAACAACGCACCGCTTGATAGCATCACCGAATACCAAAGCAAGCGACAAGAATTTCTGGAACGCGTAAGAGCCCAGAGCGACAAAAAAATGGAACAGGAAGACGTCCGCAAAGCTGAAGTCGCATGGCTTATCGGTGTACATCTCTATGGAATGTTCGACACCTTCGGCATTTGGTACAACAACAACCACCGAAGCACAGAATATCGGGATATGAAAACAGCCGTTCTTTGGGCTTTACTACCTGGAGGCGGACAAATTTTCAACCGTGATTTCGGCAAGGCAGGCTTAGTTTATATGGGCATACTTGGTGCAGCGGCCAGCGTTTCCACATCACAGAACACGATCAACTATTACCTTGATCGTAAGCACCTGGTCGAAAAAGAAAATCCGAAATCAGAAGAATACGACCGCATAGTCGAACGCGTGACTTACTACAGAAAGAACCGCAATACCTACATTTGGGGCGGAGTCTTGATTTACCTGTACGCTATAGCCGATGCCGCCGTAGACGCGCTTTTAAGCGATTTCGACAGTCCTATGCACATGGCCCTAGTCCCCAATTTTAACGGTGGCGCTCAAGCCGTATTTTCACTTGATTTCTAACACAATCGCCAAGTATTCAATCCTAGAATTCTTGTTTAATCGTCCAGTTTTTTTTGTAGATTAAAAAAGAGTCCCTTAAAAGAAGGAGGAAATATGAAGCGTTTATTGTTACTTATCGCGATGACGCTTGCGCTTCCGCTAATGGCAAATGCCCAGACCCGTTACACGCCGGCAGAACTGGACACCCTAGTCTCAACCATCGCCCTTTACCCAGACCCCTTGCTCGTTCATGTTCTGAACGCCACAACGCATGGGGACGATCTTCCGAGTGCATACGCATTCGCCAAGGCACACCGCAACCAGAAAGGCGATGACTTAGCCAAATCGATCGAAAAAGCAGAACTCGATTACGACGAATCCGTGATAGCGCTGATTCCATTCCCCGACGTACTCTACAAGCTTGCAAAATACGCCACATGGGCACACCAGCTAGGCGAAGCCATCGACATGCAGAAAGCCGATGTCATGGACGCCGTACAGAGAATGCGCAAGGTCGCCCACCAAAACGGCTACTTGCAAAGCGATGACAAAATCGAAATTAAAGTTGATGACAACATAACAATCCAGCCAATACAAGAAGAATACGTATACGTCCCTGAATACGATCCTCGTGTAATTTATTACGTTGTTTCAGATAACAATGTTCGCATCCGTTATATAAATGGGACATGGACCGGGGCAGGTCTTGTCTATTGGGGATGGGACCCATTTGTCTATGATTGGGTTCACCGTAGGCCGCACTACCGCCATCCACATCGTTACGCACCGCCACCTCCGCGTCACCATCCAAAACGTACGCATTATATACGTTACAAAAACACGCCTCCCCCTCCACCACCTCGTTCTAATACAACGTGGGATCGCCGGCCGCCAGCCCCTCAACCGCAATCCAACAATTTGAGAAAACCAGCGCCGCCACCGCCGCAGCAGCCAAATTACAAGCGCCCAGCTCCGCCACCGCCACCCCAATATTCTGACGATGAGGACAAAAAAACACATAGGGCTGAACGTCACCATAATTCACACAATGCACCTCCTCCGCCATCTCGTCGAAGAAGGTAAAAGATATTTTCAAAAAAAATCACAAACACCCCTTTACAAGAATAAACATTTAAACTAAATTTGTGCCGTTCCGCTAAGGACCACGCGGTCGTGGTGGAATTGGTAGACACGCTAGCTTGAGGTGCTAGTGGGAGCAATCTCATGACAGTTCAAGTCTGTCCGACCGCAGAAAAAGACTCGATGAAAATCGAGTCTTTTTTATTTCTCGCATGGAATCGAGCATAAAATCCACTCTATAAAAAAGGAACCCCGATAATTTCCCGAGGTTCCTTGGTATGATTTACGAAATGCCGATTACTTAACGACAACAAAACCCTTCTCGAAAGCGCCTTCGCCTAAGCGAATTCTATTTTCGCCTTTAGACAAACGCACCGTCTTTGAAGTAAGAACCTTGCCAAGCGCGTCAGTCACGACAAACTTGCGCACGCAATTCCGATCGGAGACCACCGTGAAATTGCCGAAACCTTCATCCCGGATGACGAATCCACGGGAGAAATTAGCCCTGCGAGCAGGAATCAAGCCCGAAGGCGTTTCACTATAAGGCAAGAGTTCCAGCTTGGTCACCGCCCCATCTTTATTGGCAAGGCCGGAATTAAAGGAATAAAGGGTATCCGCAGTACCGTCTGCCTTGTTGAACGCAATATAGTCTATGGCGACAGAGCCCTTGAAATACTGCAGGTAAGACTGAATACCAATGAAGACAATCTTCTTGGGATTGTAACTGATAAGCGCCGTTGCCGAATCCGCGATGTTTTGGGATAGCGGAACTTTATATTCATGCCATTTGCCCCAAACTGGGTCCTTGCCCCCCAGGATAGAGAATTCTCGCCACTGCCATTCCGCCTTTTCATCGGAGGACATCGTAACGACATTGAATCCGGTGTAGCCGTACTTGCCATCGCTAGACGTTGTCCCCGAAATGTTCGCCTTAATGGAAATGGATGTGTATGGAGTAATATCGGACTTGACGACATCAAAACTGATTTGTCCGTACGTAGAAGAGTCCCCCTTGGCAGCCTCGGTCGCAAAGTAGTCGTAAGTAGCCACAAGCATTTTATTGGTCTCGGCGCCCTTGGTTAGCTCCGGAAGGCCATAAGCGGTGCGAATGGCGTTCATCACTGGGTAATCAAAGACCGTATAGTCCGCCGTAGAAATCGTCGTCATGGTACCCGGTCCCGTTCCACCGGTTTCCCAGGTGATGGGAATCATTCCGCGATCTTTGGCGGCCTTCGCTACATATCCGTAGAACTGGGCGCGCCCCTTGATGTGCAGTTCCAAATCGGCCCCGGAGAGAATATTAGAACGGCTCATCGCCCCAAATTCACCGATAACCACAGGGATACCCTTGGAGGTGAACTTTTCCTTCATCTTGTCGAAGTTTTCATCTACGAATTCCTTGCCGCACCACGTAGCATTGCGTTCCGGATCTGTCGTGGAAAGGTAGTCACCCCAATAGTAGCTCGCCTTGCCCCAATCAGCATCCCCATCCATCAAAGTAAAAGTGTAAGGATAGAAATGGACTTCAGCCATCAAGCGGTCCGAAATTTTATCGGTCGGCATCACCATCTTGCTGTACGCGAGATCAAAGGATGTACTCGCCGCCTGGATAATCAAGGAACGACTAGCGTTGTTTCCGCCCGTCTCGCGAACGGCATCCACAAATGTCTGATGGTAAAGAAGAAGAGTCTGATGGGCTTCGTCGCCCGCCTGATCGTTTACGTCAGGTTCGTTCGCGCTTGCAAAAAGGAGATGCTCGTCGTATTCCTTAAAGGCTGTCGCGATTTGCGTCCAAAAGGCTTTCTGACGGGCGTTCACGCGATCCTTGGTGGCGGCATCCACTTTATCGATATGCTTTTCGAGCCAGCCAAAATCCCAGTGAATATTGATGATGGTATAGAGTCCAGCATTGACGCAAAGATCCACAACCGTTTTCACGGAATCCATCCAACTTTGGTGAATAACGTTGTTCACAGTGTCGGCATGGGCATACCAAGAAACTGGAATGCGGACTGTGGAATAGCCAGCATTTTTGATGGCCGTGATAAATTCCTTGTTCGGGTACTTGCCACCCCACGCTTCAGGACCGGCCGATGTGATAACACCTGTATCCGTGTTGCCGGAGATGGCCTCCATGGTGTTTCCGATATTGATGCCAAAGCCCATTTTGGCGGCAAGGTCCTTGGCGGTGGGAAGTTCCGCAAAAGCGGATACGCCTAGAAAAAAAAGGGGAAGAAGAAAACTTCTTATATTCATCCGATACTCCATTTTGATACAATCAATACGCTTATTCACGTATATCGAAAACAAATATACTTTTTTTGAAAAATTTTAGCTATAATTATTTAATTTACCATATTGACAATTTATCCATCAAGATTTAAGACACTTTTAATTTTTGTCAAAGACAGGGCAAGACGAAAATAAAAGACCGAGGTGACACCCTCGGAAAAAAAATTCAATTATTTTTGAATTTGAGTTTCCAAAATCAAAAAATTATACTATCTTTGTGTTCGTTCCGCTAAGGACCACGCGGTCGTGGTGGAATTGGTAGACACGCTAGCTTGAGGTGCTAGTGGGAGCAATCTCATGACAGTTCAAGTCTGTCCGACCGCAGAAAAAGACTCGATGAAAATCGAGTCTTTTTTATTTGCTGTGGCTCCCTTCCACACTACCCCATAAAATTCTACATTTGCAATCATGAACCGTTTTGAACTGAAAAAGACGTCGAAGAAATCCAAGGCCCGTCTGGGAGTTTTGCATACCGACCACGGCGACATCCAAACGCCGATTTTTATGCCGGTGGGCACCGAAGCGACGGTAAAGGCTGTAACGCCCGCACAACTCAAAGAAGACATCAAGGCACAGATTATCCTCGCCAACACGTACCACCTGTACTTGCGCCCCACAACTCCGAAGATTGCGGCCGCGGGCGGCATCCATAAGTTCATGAGCTGGAACGGCCCGGTGCTCACGGACAGCGGTGGATTCCAGGTGTGGAGTTTGAAGGAACTTCGCAAAATCAAGCCCGAAGGCGTTGAATTCAGAAGCATTCTGGACGGTTCCAAGCACTTTTTTAGCCCGGCAAGCGTGATGAACGCCCAGCGCGAAATCGGCGCGGACATCATTATGGCGCTCGACGAATGCACGCCGTACCCGAGCACGGTCAAGGAAGCGGAGCACAGCTTAAACTACACGCTCCGCTGGACCGCCGAAGCGATGGAATGGCTCAAGGAACATCCGCCTATTCACGGCTACGATCAGCAGTTCTTTGGCATTATCCAGGGCGGAATGCACACGCATTTGCGCAAGCAGGCCATTGAACGCATCGCAGAACTCGGCCCCGATGGCTACGCCATGGGCGGACTTTCGGTCGGTGAACCGACCGAAACGATGTACGAAATCGCCGACTTCTGCACGGACTACCTGCCGACAGACCACCCGCGCTATGTGATGGGCGTCGGAACGCCGTGGAATCTGCTGGAATTGATCGGTCGCGGTGTCGACATGTTCGACTGCGTGATGCCCACGCGTAACGCCCGTAACGGCATGCTCTTTACAAGCGAAGGCGTGCTCCGCTACAAGGCTGCCCGCCACGCCGAAGAATACGACAAGCCGGTCGACCCGAATTGCGACTGTTACTGCTGCCGCAACTTTAGCCGAGCCTACTTGCGCCACCTGCACCACGCCGGCGAATCTCTCGGCTACACGCTCGCCAGCATTCACAATCTGCACTTCTACCTGCACCTCATGCAAGAGGCAAAGGACCACCTCGCCGACGATACATTCGAGGAATGGGCAAAAGCGAAGTGCGAAGTTCTTCAGAGAAACCTTGAATAAAAGGTGTTAAAAAGGCGACCCCGGAATAAATCCGGGGTGACAGCCTGTGCCCTTCCGCCTTCGGCGTCAGGATGACGAAACAAAAAAACGCCCCGGACTAAATGTCCGGGGCGTTTTTGATGGTTACTTAAGCGCTCCGCGAGGGAGCGCGTCAGTCTTTACTTGATGGAGATACGAGCAGTCTTTGCTGCACCGTTCATCATCACACGCACAACGTAGTTGCCGTTAGCAACGTTCTTGAGAGAGAACTGGTTTGCACCGGCAGAAACGCTAGCAATGCGGCTTTCAACAACGTGACCCATCATGTCGAATACCTGGATACGTGCTGTACCGGCCTTTGCGAAGTTCACATTGAGCATGTCACCCTTGAAGCCAACCTTGATGCCGCTAGCTACGCGAGCGACAGTCTTGATGCCGACCTTCGGATTTTCGACGCACTTGAGATCATCAACATAGAGGTAGTTGATCGTCGGCTGGTAAACAATGCCCTTGTAGCCAACCACTTCCCAGGCCATCTTCTTGATAGCAGCCCAGTTAAGGTCCTTCGGGTCATTGGTCCAGTTCGGCTGAGCAATGTCATCGAGACTGATGACCATGGTCTTCCAAACCTGGGAATCATCCAACACATATTCGTGGTAAGCATAGTCCGTCACAGAGCCATCCTGAACCTTGAAGGTATGAGCGGAGCCCTTGTAACGGTAGCTGATAGCACCGCACTTGCTCAAGTCAATACCCTTGGAGGTATCGGCATTCGTATTGAGGCCGAGTGCCACAAACGGAGCTTCGGTATAGGTTCCCTGATCCCAATTGACATCCTTCAAGCCAACAAAGCCCTTCGTGCCATTCGTCGGATCTTCAGTACCCGGGAAGGCAACCACATAGCCACCAAGCTTCTGGTCATAGACGTTAGAAATAGTGGACTTTCCACCCGGTTCCTTATCCGTGTAAGCATACCAGGTACCCTTTGTCTTGAGAACTTCATCAAGATCTTCAACGTCGTCGATATCGACAACAGTCTTGTAGGTAACCGTAGCAGAAGAACCCGGAACGATTGCACTAGAAGAAGAGACTGCCTTTGCGCTGCTAGAAGAACCAGCAACAACAGAAGAAGAGCTCTGACCCACTGCAGCACTAGAAGAGGACTTCGGAGTTTCGCTAGCACCACCGCTAACAGCAGTGAAGGAAAGACCGTCGCACTTCACGTCATCCACATAGAGGTACGGATACTTGGGCTGGTTCATATCGTCCGGAACCTTTTCGAGGCCCTTGATTTCCCAAGAAAGACGAGTTGCGTTTTCCATCTTGATCGGCTTAGAGCGAGAATCATCACCCCAAGTTTCCTGCTTCAACATGTCCGTCGTAATTTCGACTTCCTTCCAACCTTCAGAAGCGTCCTTGTTCACGCGATGATAGTTGTAGTCAGTAACGTCGGTCGTTTCGATAGCGAAGTTGTGGCTTGCACCCTTGTACTTGTACTTGATGGTCTTGCACTTGGAGAAGTCTGCATAAGCCTTCGGAGAATCCTTAGCCGGTTCCTTCAAAAGCGTGAGGAACATCTTGATGTACGGACCGTAAGTAAGGGAACCCTTACCGATCTTAACATCCTTAAGGGCAGCTACATACTTAGACGTATTCTTGGTGTCGCCGCTAACCGGGTAGACAACCTTATAGGTCGTGTTGCCAAAGTCATCTTCGATCTTTTCGTTAGAAATAGAGCTTGCGCCACCATTTTCCTGGTCTTCAACAGCAGCCCATGCACCACCGAGGTAACCGTAACGGTCGCCATCTTCCATGTCATCGAGAATGGAAGTAGAAGCGCCATTGGCAACGCCAGCAGAGAAGCCACTTTCTTCAGAAGCAGAACCATTCTGGAGGCCGCAATCCTTATAAGTTGCACCACCGAGCTTGCCCTTCACATACTTACCAGAGTTGGTGTAAGTGAAACCGTTTTCGAACACGGCGTTAGCAAATGCAGCAGAAGTTTCGTTCATGGCAGATGCGTTCCAGTTCGTCCAGGACACGCCCTTCTGAGCCATCCATTCTACCCACTGGTTACTGGAGCCTTCATCCGGCTGGCCATCACCGTTAGCATTGACGGTACCCCATTCGGTAGCGAACACGGGAACGCCCTTGCCCATTGCAGATTCGGCAGCCTTGTTATAGCCGCCATCGCCCATTCTGTGCGTTGCTGCGTAGAAGTGGAGCGTGCAACCATAGTTCTTGTCGTTGATACCTGCGTTAGCGCAGTTATCCGGCTGGCTAGACCATCCCGGGCTACCCACGAGGATGAGGTTATCAGAATACTTACGAATTACCGGAATAACCTGATCGGCATGCTGCTTCACGGCTTCCATGCTTCCGGTCGGTTCGTTCCAAATTTCGAAAATCACGTTGTTATACTGGCCATATTCCTGAGCTGCGTATTCAAAGAACTTGACAGCGTCAGACGTAAAACCGTCAGAGCTTTCGATGTGCCAGTCGATAATCACGTAAATGTCTTTGTCAATAGCTGCATTCACCACAGACTTGAGCAAAGCCTTCTGGAAGCCTTCGCCACCCGTCGTGTAAGAACGGCCCGAGCTGTTGAACTTTTCGTCAGCGGCACCGAGAGCAAAACGCACAACTTCGATACCCATGTCGTCAACCAAGCGGTTGATGCCCTTTTCAGAGTAGAAGTCGGTAGAATAGGTGTTGCCCGAGCTCCAGAAGAGGCTCATACCCTTGACCTGAACAGCCTTTTGAGAGTATTCCGGGCAAGAACCAGAAAGCTTGCCACCATTAGCCTTAAGTTCACCGTACGTGCTTACGGGGCCAACACGGCTAGCACTAACTGCCATAGCAGACGTTACGGCAGCGCACATCAGAAATGCGAAGACTTTTTTCATAAACATCCTTTTGGGTTCACCCAATCTCCGCAATCACAAATCCCAAGCGAAAGATATATAATATGGGGTTACTATAGTTGTAATTAATTTGGAAACATTCGAAAACGATCAAAAAACGGCATTTTGATTAAAAATGTTTACCAAAATGGAAGATGCCCGCACAGAGGCGGGCATGACAGGCCGGGGAGACCGTGTAAAACTTAGTTTTTCACGAATTTCATTGTCCGCAAGCCAAGAGGTGTCCTGAAGCGTACAATGTAGACGCCTGCAC includes:
- a CDS encoding DUF3300 domain-containing protein: MKRLLLLIAMTLALPLMANAQTRYTPAELDTLVSTIALYPDPLLVHVLNATTHGDDLPSAYAFAKAHRNQKGDDLAKSIEKAELDYDESVIALIPFPDVLYKLAKYATWAHQLGEAIDMQKADVMDAVQRMRKVAHQNGYLQSDDKIEIKVDDNITIQPIQEEYVYVPEYDPRVIYYVVSDNNVRIRYINGTWTGAGLVYWGWDPFVYDWVHRRPHYRHPHRYAPPPPRHHPKRTHYIRYKNTPPPPPPRSNTTWDRRPPAPQPQSNNLRKPAPPPPQQPNYKRPAPPPPPQYSDDEDKKTHRAERHHNSHNAPPPPSRRRR
- a CDS encoding glycoside hydrolase family 5 protein translates to MNIRSFLLPLFFLGVSAFAELPTAKDLAAKMGFGINIGNTMEAISGNTDTGVITSAGPEAWGGKYPNKEFITAIKNAGYSTVRIPVSWYAHADTVNNVIHQSWMDSVKTVVDLCVNAGLYTIINIHWDFGWLEKHIDKVDAATKDRVNARQKAFWTQIATAFKEYDEHLLFASANEPDVNDQAGDEAHQTLLLYHQTFVDAVRETGGNNASRSLIIQAASTSFDLAYSKMVMPTDKISDRLMAEVHFYPYTFTLMDGDADWGKASYYWGDYLSTTDPERNATWCGKEFVDENFDKMKEKFTSKGIPVVIGEFGAMSRSNILSGADLELHIKGRAQFYGYVAKAAKDRGMIPITWETGGTGPGTMTTISTADYTVFDYPVMNAIRTAYGLPELTKGAETNKMLVATYDYFATEAAKGDSSTYGQISFDVVKSDITPYTSISIKANISGTTSSDGKYGYTGFNVVTMSSDEKAEWQWREFSILGGKDPVWGKWHEYKVPLSQNIADSATALISYNPKKIVFIGIQSYLQYFKGSVAIDYIAFNKADGTADTLYSFNSGLANKDGAVTKLELLPYSETPSGLIPARRANFSRGFVIRDEGFGNFTVVSDRNCVRKFVVTDALGKVLTSKTVRLSKGENRIRLGEGAFEKGFVVVK
- a CDS encoding cellulase family glycosylhydrolase, giving the protein MKKVFAFLMCAAVTSAMAVSASRVGPVSTYGELKANGGKLSGSCPEYSQKAVQVKGMSLFWSSGNTYSTDFYSEKGINRLVDDMGIEVVRFALGAADEKFNSSGRSYTTGGEGFQKALLKSVVNAAIDKDIYVIIDWHIESSDGFTSDAVKFFEYAAQEYGQYNNVIFEIWNEPTGSMEAVKQHADQVIPVIRKYSDNLILVGSPGWSSQPDNCANAGINDKNYGCTLHFYAATHRMGDGGYNKAAESAMGKGVPVFATEWGTVNANGDGQPDEGSSNQWVEWMAQKGVSWTNWNASAMNETSAAFANAVFENGFTYTNSGKYVKGKLGGATYKDCGLQNGSASEESGFSAGVANGASTSILDDMEDGDRYGYLGGAWAAVEDQENGGASSISNEKIEDDFGNTTYKVVYPVSGDTKNTSKYVAALKDVKIGKGSLTYGPYIKMFLTLLKEPAKDSPKAYADFSKCKTIKYKYKGASHNFAIETTDVTDYNYHRVNKDASEGWKEVEITTDMLKQETWGDDSRSKPIKMENATRLSWEIKGLEKVPDDMNQPKYPYLYVDDVKCDGLSFTAVSGGASETPKSSSSAAVGQSSSSVVAGSSSSAKAVSSSSAIVPGSSATVTYKTVVDIDDVEDLDEVLKTKGTWYAYTDKEPGGKSTISNVYDQKLGGYVVAFPGTEDPTNGTKGFVGLKDVNWDQGTYTEAPFVALGLNTNADTSKGIDLSKCGAISYRYKGSAHTFKVQDGSVTDYAYHEYVLDDSQVWKTMVISLDDIAQPNWTNDPKDLNWAAIKKMAWEVVGYKGIVYQPTINYLYVDDLKCVENPKVGIKTVARVASGIKVGFKGDMLNVNFAKAGTARIQVFDMMGHVVESRIASVSAGANQFSLKNVANGNYVVRVMMNGAAKTARISIK
- a CDS encoding CinA family protein — protein: MMNEIINIEHEIHELAMKIKEELIKRGEMMATAESCTGGLIASSIVNEAGSSAILKGGIVAYQNEVKHDLLGVDEEILEKYGAVSEQTVKAMAEGARQKFNCEWAVATSGIAGPTGAEPGKPVGTVWMCVASSLQNEAFCEIFAGNREQIRKKSVYKIMGRLLFLLNSQKSTCTKVH
- the tgt gene encoding tRNA guanosine(34) transglycosylase Tgt codes for the protein MNRFELKKTSKKSKARLGVLHTDHGDIQTPIFMPVGTEATVKAVTPAQLKEDIKAQIILANTYHLYLRPTTPKIAAAGGIHKFMSWNGPVLTDSGGFQVWSLKELRKIKPEGVEFRSILDGSKHFFSPASVMNAQREIGADIIMALDECTPYPSTVKEAEHSLNYTLRWTAEAMEWLKEHPPIHGYDQQFFGIIQGGMHTHLRKQAIERIAELGPDGYAMGGLSVGEPTETMYEIADFCTDYLPTDHPRYVMGVGTPWNLLELIGRGVDMFDCVMPTRNARNGMLFTSEGVLRYKAARHAEEYDKPVDPNCDCYCCRNFSRAYLRHLHHAGESLGYTLASIHNLHFYLHLMQEAKDHLADDTFEEWAKAKCEVLQRNLE
- a CDS encoding DUF5683 domain-containing protein yields the protein MTLKSTITAILVICASLFAETATPVAVPDSAKGNTAVSAGANSSAPETDAEDDSDDDDVSEAPSDVDFEMSSTPLLKGKTGIPAIDTLPVNEWDIPTKRNSLKYAMLFSLLPGGGQYYTEHYVRGGFLTGIEGLLIYDVFFNRSYQRERLLDRARPFQDSVLYFTTKVLEARRNNAPLDSITEYQSKRQEFLERVRAQSDKKMEQEDVRKAEVAWLIGVHLYGMFDTFGIWYNNNHRSTEYRDMKTAVLWALLPGGGQIFNRDFGKAGLVYMGILGAAASVSTSQNTINYYLDRKHLVEKENPKSEEYDRIVERVTYYRKNRNTYIWGGVLIYLYAIADAAVDALLSDFDSPMHMALVPNFNGGAQAVFSLDF